The following proteins come from a genomic window of Lemur catta isolate mLemCat1 chromosome 4, mLemCat1.pri, whole genome shotgun sequence:
- the TLR10 gene encoding LOW QUALITY PROTEIN: toll-like receptor 10 (The sequence of the model RefSeq protein was modified relative to this genomic sequence to represent the inferred CDS: inserted 4 bases in 3 codons; deleted 2 bases in 1 codon; substituted 8 bases at 8 genomic stop codons) has protein sequence MTQFLGDVTASVLAPQLHSCRSSPLQARSHTGISAPVPAVLSTTAPSTFPQQDLCTCTCRPLHHRSNHVPTPGSLHLYLPSSPSPLQARSHTGIFASVPAVLSTTAPRMFPHRDLCTCTCRPLHHRSKRVPTPGSLHLYLPSSPPPLQSCSHTGISAPVPAVLSTTAPSTFPHRDLCTCTCRPLHHRSKHVPTPGSLHLYLLSSPPPLHACSHTGISAPVPAVLSITAPSVFPHRDLCTCTCRPLHHRSKRVPTPGSLHLYLPSSPPPLQARSHTGISAPVPAVLSITAPRMFPQRDLCTCTCCHYXEGSRPILNAAXLHIVLPMNTNFWVLLRDGIKTSEILEMTNIDGKSQFVSYEIQPNLILENAKTSTLLLSKVDLLWDEHLLLLXFVWHVSVEYFQNQSMAFGGKVSLDDNAFDYXNTVMRTIKLEHVHFLIFCIPQDKVYLLFTKMGVENLTISNAQMPHMLFPTYPTRFQYLNFANNILTDELFKRTIQLPHWKTLILKGNGLETLSLVSGFASNTPLKHLYLSQNLLQHKNDENFSWPETLDIMNLSSNKLXDSVFRCLPRNIQILDLNNNEIQTVPXETIHLKSLQDLNIAFNFLTDLPGCISLSHFSRLSILNIEMNLILSPSLDFFQSCQEVKTLNAGKNPFWXTCELRNFIQLEKYSKGMMVGXSDLYICEYPLNLKGIKLKEVHLPELSCNTAVLIVTIVVIMLVLGTAVAFCCLHFDLPWYLRMVGQRTQIWRRVRKTAREQLKRNVQFHAFIKYSERDSLWLKNELIPNLEKEDGSVLICLPERNFNPGKSIGENIISFTEKSCKSIFVLSPHFVQSEWCHYELXAHHNFFHENSDHITLILLEPIPSYCIPARCHRLKALMEEKAYLEWPKDRHKCGFFWSNLRAAINVNVPDAREMXXMCELQTFTELNEESRGSSVSLMTTDCL, from the exons ATGACCCAGTTCTTAGGCGATGTGACCGCTTCCGTCCTCGCCCCCCAGCTCCACTCCTGCCGCTCCTCACCGCTCCAAGCACGTTCCCACACCGGGATCTCTGCACCTGTACCTGCCGTCCTCTCCACCACCGCTCCAAGCACGTTCCCACAGCAGGATCTTTGCACCTGTACCTGCCGTCCTCTCCACCACCGCTCCAATCATGTTCCCACACCGGGATCTCTGCACCTGTACCTGCCGTCCTCTCCATCACCGCTCCAAGCACGTTCCCACACCGGGATCTTTGCATCTGTACCTGCTGTCCTCTCCACCACCGCTCCACGCATGTTCCCACACCGGGATCTCTGCACCTGTACCTGCCGTCCTCTCCATCACCGCTCCAAGCGTGTTCCCACACCGGGATCTCTGCACCTGTACCTGCCGTCCTCTCCACCACCGCTCCAATCATGTTCCCACACCGGGATCTCTGCACCTGTACCTGCCGTCCTCTCCACCACCGCTCCAAGCACGTTCCCACACCGGGATCTCTGCACCTGTACCTGCCGTCCTCTCCATCACCGCTCCAAGCACGTTCCCACACCGGGATCTTTGCACCTGTACCTGCTGTCCTCTCCACCACCGCTCCACGCATGTTCCCACACCGGGATCTCTGCACCTGTACCTGCCGTCCTCTCCATCACCGCTCCAAGCGTGTTCCCACACCGGGATCTCTGCACCTGTACCTGCCGTCCTCTCCATCACCGCTCCAAGCGTGTTCCCACACCGGGATCTCTGCACCTGTACCTGCCGTCCTCTCCACCACCGCTCCAAGCACGTTCCCACACCGGGATCTCTGCACCTGTACCTGCCGTCCTCTCCATCACCGCTCCACGCATGTTCCCACAGCGGGATCTCTGCACCTGTACCTGCTGTCATTATTAAGAAGGTAGCCGACCCATCTTAAATGCAGCATAACTTCACATTGTTTTACCAATGAACACAAATTTCTGGGTTCTTTTGCGTGACGGAATCAAGACTtcagaaatattagaaatgacaAATATAGATGGCAAGAGCCAATTTGTCAGTTATGAAATTCAACCAAATCTTATTTTAGAGAATGCCAAGACATCTACTCTGTTACTTAGTAAAGTTGATTTACTCTGGGATGAACATCTCCTTCTCTTGTAATTTGTTTGGCATGTATCAGTGGAATACTTCCAGAACCAAAGTATGGCTTTTGGAGGTAAGGTTTCTCTTGATGACAATGCATTTGACTACTAAAATACTGTAATGAGAACTATAAAACTGGAGCAtgtacatttcttaattttttgtattcCACAGGATAAAGTCTACTTGCTTTTTACCAAAATGGGTGTAGAAAACCTGACAATATCGAATGCACAGATGCCACACATGCTTTTCCCTACTTATCCTACAAGATTCCAGTATTTAAATTTTGCTAACAATATCTTAACAGATGAGCTGTTTAAAAGAACTATCCAATTGCCTCATTGGAAAACTCTCATTTTGAAGGGCAATGGACTGGAGACACTTTCCTTAGTGAGTGGCTTTGCTAGCAATACACCCTTGAAGCACTTGTATCTGAGCCAAAATCTATTAcaacataaaaatgatgaaaatttctCATGGCCAGAAACCCTGGACATCATGAACCTGTCATCCAATAAAC CTGATTCTGTTTTTAGGTGCTTGCCcagaaatattcaaatacttgacctaaataataatgaaattcaaaCTGTCC AAGAGACTATTCATCTGAAGTCCTTACAAGATCTAAATATTGCATTCAATTTTCTAACTGATCTCCCTGGGTGCATCTCCCTG AGTCATTTCAGTAGACTCTCAATTCTGAATATTGAAATGAACTTAATTCTCAGCCCATCCCTGGATTTTTTTCAGAGCTGCCAGGAAGTTAAGACTCTAAATGCAGGAAAAAATCCATTCTGGTGAACCTGTGAATTAAGAAATTTCATTCAgcttgaaaaatattcaaagggCATGATGGTTGGATAGTCAGATTTATACATCTGTGAATACCCTTTAAATCTAAAGGGGATTAAGTTAAAGGAAGTTCATCTTCCTGAATTATCTTGTAACACAGCTGTGTTGATTGTCACCATCGTGGTTATTATGCTTGTTCTGGGGACAGCTGTGGCCTTCTGCTGTCTCCATTTTGACCTGCCCTGGTATCTTAGGATGGTTGGTCAGCGGACACAAATATGGCGCAGGGTTAGGAAGACAGCCCGAGAACAACTCAAGAGAAATGTTCAATTTcatgcatttattaaatacaGTGAACGTGATTCTCTCTGGCTAAAGAATGAATTGATCCCCAATCTAGAGAAAGAGGATGGCTCTGTCTTGATTTGTCTTCCTGAGAGAAACTTTAACCCTGGCAAGAGCATTGGTGAAAATATCATAAGCTTCACTGAGAAAAGCTGTAAGTCCATCTTTGTTTTGTCTCCCCACTTCGTCCAGAGTGAGTGGTGCCATTATGAACT TGCCCACCACAACTTCTTCCATGAAAATTCTGATCATATAACGCTTATCTTACTGGAACCCATTCCATCCTACTGCATTCCTGCCAGGTGTCACAGGCTGAAAGCTCTCATGGAAGAGAAAGCATACTTGGAATGGCCCAAGGACAGGCataaatgtgggtttttttggtcAAACCTTAGAGCTGCTATTAATGTTAATGTACCAGATGCCAGGGAAATGTAATGAATGTGTGAATTACAGACCTTCACAGAGCTGAATGAAGAGTCCAGAGGTTCTTCGGTCTCCCTGATGACAACAGACTGCCTATAA